One window from the genome of Anomalospiza imberbis isolate Cuckoo-Finch-1a 21T00152 chromosome 13, ASM3175350v1, whole genome shotgun sequence encodes:
- the CD276 gene encoding CD276 antigen isoform X1, with protein MPFPLLILALGLAGAMEIQVPEEPVVALFGHDATLLCSFSPEANFSVAELSLIWQLTDTKRLVHGFSGGRDRLQDQGQGYANRTALFYDQLAQGNVSLLLRRVRISDEGSFTCFVRVRDYDSAAVTLQVAAPYSKPSVHLEPSKDLKPGDVAVVTCHASHGYPEASVLWQDSQGANLTANVTTWQVANEEGLFEVRSVLRVLVEPSVTYSCLVLNTALHQHGHASVTITAPGIPGGGPVGDSGPGRVRGGPAGRAGLRVPPEDPGELPGGRGARSSAAAGKHGEQRGSGAGDRLTAAGLEPGPARVSPASGDTPGAATPPGRRHPRGGDTPGAVTPPGQ; from the exons ATGCCCTTCCCGCTGCTCATCCTGGCGCTGGGCCTGGCAG GCGCCATGGAGATCCAGGTGCCGGAGGAGCCCGTGGTGGCCCTGTTTGGCCACGACgccaccctgctctgctccttctcACCCGAGGCCAACTTCAGCGTGGCCGAGCTGAGCCTCATCTGGCAGCTGACGGACACCAAGCGCCTGGTGCACGGCTTCTCCGGGGGCCGCGACCGCCTGCAGGACCAGGGCCAGGGCTACGCCAACCGCACCGCGCTCTTCTACGaccagctggcccagggcaACGTGTCCCTGCTGCTGCGGCGCGTGCGCATCTCCGACGAGGGCAGCTTCACCTGCTTCGTGCGCGTGCGCGACTACGACAGCGCCGCCGTCACGCTGCAGGTGGCAG CTCCCTACTCCAAGCCCAGCGTGCACCTGGAGCCCAGCAAGGACCTGAAGCCGGGCGACGTGGCCGTGGTGACATGCCACGCGTCCCATGGCTACCCCGAGGCCAGCGTGCTGTGGCAGGACAGCCAGGGTGCCAACCTGACGGCCAACGTCACCACGTGGCAGGTGGCCAACGAGGAGGGGCTCTTCGAGGTGCGCAGCGTCCTGCGCGTGCTGGTGGAGCCCAGCGTCACCTACTCGTGCCTGGTGCTCAACACCGCACTGCACCAGCACGGCCACGCCTCTGTCACCATCACGG CCCCTGGCATTCCCGGCGGTGGCCCTGTGGGTGACAGTGGCCCTGGCCGTGTGCGTGGTGGCCCTGCTGGGCGTGCTGGCCTTCGTGTGCCACCAGAAGATCCGGGAGAGCTGCCGGGAGGACGAGGAGCGCGCAG ctctgcagctgctggaaaacacGGAGAGCAGAGAGG GTCGGGAGCAGGAGATCGATTGACGGCAGCGGGCCTggagcccggccccgcccgcgtGTCCCCAGCGAGCGGCGACACCCCCGGGGCGGCGACACCCCCGGGGCGGCGACACCCCCGGGGCGGCGACACCCCCGGGGCAGTGACACCCCCGGGGCAGTGA
- the CD276 gene encoding CD276 antigen isoform X2, with product MPFPLLILALGLAGAMEIQVPEEPVVALFGHDATLLCSFSPEANFSVAELSLIWQLTDTKRLVHGFSGGRDRLQDQGQGYANRTALFYDQLAQGNVSLLLRRVRISDEGSFTCFVRVRDYDSAAVTLQVAAPYSKPSVHLEPSKDLKPGDVAVVTCHASHGYPEASVLWQDSQGANLTANVTTWQVANEEGLFEVRSVLRVLVEPSVTYSCLVLNTALHQHGHASVTITGQPLAFPAVALWVTVALAVCVVALLGVLAFVCHQKIRESCREDEERAGPEERDEEGEEPKTALQLLENTESREGREQEID from the exons ATGCCCTTCCCGCTGCTCATCCTGGCGCTGGGCCTGGCAG GCGCCATGGAGATCCAGGTGCCGGAGGAGCCCGTGGTGGCCCTGTTTGGCCACGACgccaccctgctctgctccttctcACCCGAGGCCAACTTCAGCGTGGCCGAGCTGAGCCTCATCTGGCAGCTGACGGACACCAAGCGCCTGGTGCACGGCTTCTCCGGGGGCCGCGACCGCCTGCAGGACCAGGGCCAGGGCTACGCCAACCGCACCGCGCTCTTCTACGaccagctggcccagggcaACGTGTCCCTGCTGCTGCGGCGCGTGCGCATCTCCGACGAGGGCAGCTTCACCTGCTTCGTGCGCGTGCGCGACTACGACAGCGCCGCCGTCACGCTGCAGGTGGCAG CTCCCTACTCCAAGCCCAGCGTGCACCTGGAGCCCAGCAAGGACCTGAAGCCGGGCGACGTGGCCGTGGTGACATGCCACGCGTCCCATGGCTACCCCGAGGCCAGCGTGCTGTGGCAGGACAGCCAGGGTGCCAACCTGACGGCCAACGTCACCACGTGGCAGGTGGCCAACGAGGAGGGGCTCTTCGAGGTGCGCAGCGTCCTGCGCGTGCTGGTGGAGCCCAGCGTCACCTACTCGTGCCTGGTGCTCAACACCGCACTGCACCAGCACGGCCACGCCTCTGTCACCATCACGG GCCAGCCCCTGGCATTCCCGGCGGTGGCCCTGTGGGTGACAGTGGCCCTGGCCGTGTGCGTGGTGGCCCTGCTGGGCGTGCTGGCCTTCGTGTGCCACCAGAAGATCCGGGAGAGCTGCCGGGAGGACGAGGAGCGCGCAG GGCCAGAGGAGCGGGATGAGGAGGGGGAGGAGCCCAAGACAG ctctgcagctgctggaaaacacGGAGAGCAGAGAGG GTCGGGAGCAGGAGATCGATTGA
- the CD276 gene encoding CD276 antigen isoform X3 — translation MPFPLLILALGLAGAMEIQVPEEPVVALFGHDATLLCSFSPEANFSVAELSLIWQLTDTKRLVHGFSGGRDRLQDQGQGYANRTALFYDQLAQGNVSLLLRRVRISDEGSFTCFVRVRDYDSAAVTLQVAAPYSKPSVHLEPSKDLKPGDVAVVTCHASHGYPEASVLWQDSQGANLTANVTTWQVANEEGLFEVRSVLRVLVEPSVTYSCLVLNTALHQHGHASVTITGQPLAFPAVALWVTVALAVCVVALLGVLAFVCHQKIRESCREDEERAALQLLENTESREGREQEID, via the exons ATGCCCTTCCCGCTGCTCATCCTGGCGCTGGGCCTGGCAG GCGCCATGGAGATCCAGGTGCCGGAGGAGCCCGTGGTGGCCCTGTTTGGCCACGACgccaccctgctctgctccttctcACCCGAGGCCAACTTCAGCGTGGCCGAGCTGAGCCTCATCTGGCAGCTGACGGACACCAAGCGCCTGGTGCACGGCTTCTCCGGGGGCCGCGACCGCCTGCAGGACCAGGGCCAGGGCTACGCCAACCGCACCGCGCTCTTCTACGaccagctggcccagggcaACGTGTCCCTGCTGCTGCGGCGCGTGCGCATCTCCGACGAGGGCAGCTTCACCTGCTTCGTGCGCGTGCGCGACTACGACAGCGCCGCCGTCACGCTGCAGGTGGCAG CTCCCTACTCCAAGCCCAGCGTGCACCTGGAGCCCAGCAAGGACCTGAAGCCGGGCGACGTGGCCGTGGTGACATGCCACGCGTCCCATGGCTACCCCGAGGCCAGCGTGCTGTGGCAGGACAGCCAGGGTGCCAACCTGACGGCCAACGTCACCACGTGGCAGGTGGCCAACGAGGAGGGGCTCTTCGAGGTGCGCAGCGTCCTGCGCGTGCTGGTGGAGCCCAGCGTCACCTACTCGTGCCTGGTGCTCAACACCGCACTGCACCAGCACGGCCACGCCTCTGTCACCATCACGG GCCAGCCCCTGGCATTCCCGGCGGTGGCCCTGTGGGTGACAGTGGCCCTGGCCGTGTGCGTGGTGGCCCTGCTGGGCGTGCTGGCCTTCGTGTGCCACCAGAAGATCCGGGAGAGCTGCCGGGAGGACGAGGAGCGCGCAG ctctgcagctgctggaaaacacGGAGAGCAGAGAGG GTCGGGAGCAGGAGATCGATTGA